GTCGGCGTGCTTCCCACCGTTGAGGATGTTCATCATCGGGACCGGCAGGACCCGGGCGGTGATGCCGCCGAGGTAGGCGTAGAGAGGCAGCTTGAGCTCGGCCGCGGCGGCCTTGGCGACGGCCAGGGAGACCCCGAGAATGGCGTTGGCCCCCAGTCGTCCCTTGTTGGGCGTCCCGTCGAGTTCGTTGAGCTTCTTGTCGAGGGCCTTCTGGTCGAGGGCATCAATCCCGATGACCTTCGGGGCGATGACCTCGTCGACGTTTTGGACCGCCTTGCGGACGCCCTTGCCGCCGAAGCGGGCGGGGTCCCCATCGCGCAACTCGACGGCCTCGTAGGCCCCGGTCGAGGCGCCGGATGGGACGGCGGCCCGCCCCCGGGGTCCGCCGGCCAGGGTAACGTCCACCTCGACGGTGGGATTGCCGCGCGAATCGAGGATCTCGCGGGCCTTGACCGCGGTGATCCGGGTGCCGTTGATGGCCATTGGTATCGCCACTCCTCGCTGTTACCTCAGTATCGGCAGGATCGGCTCAGTCCTCGCTGGCTAAGACCGCCGCCGGCCGGTGGGCAAGGCTGCGGCCGGTCATCTCGGGCGGTATTGGCAGACCCATCAGATCGAGGACGGTCGGGGAGACGTCGGCCAGGACGCCATGGTCGATCGACCCGCGCGGTCCCCGAAATTCCTCTTTGATCAGGATGATCGGGACGGGGTTGCAGGTGTGGGCCGTGTGCGGCCCGTGGGTCTCGGGGTCGATCTTCTCCTCGGCGTTGCCGTGGTCCCCGATGATCAGGCAGAAGTCGCCCGTGTGGAGGGCGGCGGTGACGATCCGACCGACGCACTCGTCGACGACTTCAACCGCCTTGATCGTCGCCGCGAGGTCCCCGGTGTGGCCGACCATATCGCCGTTGGCGTAGTTCAGGAGGATGAAGTCGAACTTGCCGGCCTCGATGGCCTTGACGGCGGCGTCGGTGACCGGGCGGGCGCTCATCTCCGGGGTCAGGTCGTAGGTGGCCACCTTGGGTGAGGGGATGAGGAGCCGCTCCTCGCCGGGGAAGACCCGCTCCTCGCCGCCGTTGAAGAAGAAGGTGACGTGAGCATACTTCTCGGTCTCGGCGATTCGGAGCTGGGTCTGGCCGAGCCGACTGAGGTACTCACCCATGGTGTTGTGGAGAACCTCGGGCGGAAAGGCCGCGGGCACCGGGAGGGAGGCCTCGTACTCGGCCAGTCCGACCATCACCAACGGGCGCGGCCAGACCTCGCGGGGGAAGCCGGCAAAATCACCGTCCATCAAGGCGTGGCTGATCTGGCGGGCCCGGTCGGCCCGGAAGTTGAAGAAGACGATGGAGTCCCCGGACTTGACCCCAGGATAAGAGCCAACCACCGTCGGGAGGACGAACTCGTCCGTCTCCTCGCGGGCATAGGCCTTCTCGACGGCCTCGGCCGCCGTCGCCGCCCGCTCTCCGCGGCCCAGGACGATGGCCTCGTAGGCCAGGCGAGTCCGTTCCCACCGCTTGTCCCGATCCATCCCGTAGTAGCGACCCATCACCGTGGCCACTTGGCCGAAGCCGAGCTCATCCTGCTTGCGCTGGAGCTCGTCGACGTAGGTGAGGGCCGAGATCGGCGGCACGTCGCGGCCGTCGAGGAAGGCGTGGATGTAGAGTTTCCGGACGCCGGCCCGGCGGGCCATCTCCAGAAGGGCGAAGAGGTGCCGGAGGTGGCTGTGGACCCCGCCGTCGGAGAGGAGGCCGACAAGGTGCAGGGCCGGCCGGTCGGCTTCGGGAGCGCGGGCGCCGGCTCGGTGGATGACCTCGCGGAGGACCGGGTTATCGAAGAACGAGCCGTCCCCAATGGCTTTGTCGATCCGGACGAGCATCTGGTAGACGACGCGGCCGGCGCCGAGGTTCAGGTGGCCGACGTCGGAGTTGCCCATCTGACCCTCGGTCAGGCCGACCGCTTCGCCGGATGCACCGAGCAGGTTGTGCGGGTATTCGGCCCGCAGCCGGTCGAGGTTGGGGGTGTGGGCCAGGGCGATGGCGTTGCCCGCGTTGGGCGCGCACTGGCCCCACCCATCGAGGACGATGAGGACGGCCATCAGCCCTTGGCGGCCGCTCCGCCCCGGACGATCCCGGCGAAGGAGTCGGCCTTC
The genomic region above belongs to Bacillota bacterium and contains:
- the gpmI gene encoding 2,3-bisphosphoglycerate-independent phosphoglycerate mutase; the protein is MAVLIVLDGWGQCAPNAGNAIALAHTPNLDRLRAEYPHNLLGASGEAVGLTEGQMGNSDVGHLNLGAGRVVYQMLVRIDKAIGDGSFFDNPVLREVIHRAGARAPEADRPALHLVGLLSDGGVHSHLRHLFALLEMARRAGVRKLYIHAFLDGRDVPPISALTYVDELQRKQDELGFGQVATVMGRYYGMDRDKRWERTRLAYEAIVLGRGERAATAAEAVEKAYAREETDEFVLPTVVGSYPGVKSGDSIVFFNFRADRARQISHALMDGDFAGFPREVWPRPLVMVGLAEYEASLPVPAAFPPEVLHNTMGEYLSRLGQTQLRIAETEKYAHVTFFFNGGEERVFPGEERLLIPSPKVATYDLTPEMSARPVTDAAVKAIEAGKFDFILLNYANGDMVGHTGDLAATIKAVEVVDECVGRIVTAALHTGDFCLIIGDHGNAEEKIDPETHGPHTAHTCNPVPIILIKEEFRGPRGSIDHGVLADVSPTVLDLMGLPIPPEMTGRSLAHRPAAVLASED